A stretch of DNA from Pyxicephalus adspersus chromosome 5, UCB_Pads_2.0, whole genome shotgun sequence:
tttttaacagctattctacagTGGAATTTTGACAAATGCACTAAATATGGAGAATAATCAAAGACAAGAAGCTATGAAAACTCCTCTTGTAGATGATGTAGATAAATCTAGCAATACAGAACAGATCTTCAGCTCTCAGTGTGAGATATCGTCCCACAGTGTCAGCAATAAACGACCAGTTTCAGAAAACTATCCCTCTAACAAAATAGGAGTTGATGATGTTGAATacccaaaattggaaaaaagaagaaagcttgAAACATTGGATTCTGCACCAGAAAATGATTGTTctacaaatcaaacaaaaataaacaaagaagtGGAAAGTGAAAGTATCTCTGAAGAATTACTTCCACTAGCTTCCACAGGAGTTTCTGTAATCCAAGAAGAACCCAATCAAAAATCTGCAAATGTTCTTCAGAGTGCTAAAGGTCATGAGGCTGAAAACCACAACTGTAATTGCAGTGTAGATGATAAATGTTCTGGTAATAATTCGActtgtaaaaataaagcaaacactCAGGTTGGACCTGCAGTTCAGGTAAAAGTTCAAAGCAGAATCTTGTCTAAGGCTcctttaaaagcaaagaaaaacgttggagtaaaaatgattaaaaaagaaaagggagtGCATACATCAGACAACATTGTTGTCAAGGAAGATGGTAAGATTCTGTCATGCAAGGATGACTTTGGGAAAGAGGAAGCTCCGATTGCTCCCAtgacaaaaaaagatgaagagaTTTCTCACAGTGAATCAAGTTCAGGTTTTAAGAAGACCAGTTTCAAAAGGAATGTCTCCTCCAAAACTAGCCTAGAGATGCCAGGAACCAAACTTAACTCTAAACTATTAAACACCATTGGTAAAATAATCGCCAGAAGACGACATAACCGTAAAGAACACCAAAGAAAAGGTTATTATCGCAGAAAACATGGTTTTAGGCAGATGAAAAAGCACCTGCAGCTGTTAAAGAAAAGAAGTACACTTAAAGATCATATTGCATATATTAAAGGCAATAAAGTCTCACCAAGCAATACTTTACCTATAGCGATTACAGTTGAAAAGTCTCCAGAGACTGAAAGTGTTTCCAATCTAGGTATGATTAAGGGTGCTCAAAGTATTGTTAGTATACCATCTTCAGCTTTTGAAATAGTAAACAGTACACCACCGATAGTACAGTATGGTTGTATATACTGTGAGACTGTTATTGCCAGCAGAGAAGAcatgtttgttcatttttggaAGCGACATGCAAGGCACATGAAGTTTTATTGTCAAGCATGTGGATACTCCTGCATTACCAGAGAAGATTTTGAAAAGCACTGTCGTAATGATAAACATGAAAGGAGAAATGTGTTGTTAAATTGCTTCTTGTGTGGTCTAGATGCTCCTGATGAGTCAACTTTCAGAGGTCATATGGCTGCCAAGCACAAGTTGCCTTTACATTGTAAtgtttgcaaagtattttttaaatcgAACAATGACAGGTTGCATCATGAAACAGCAGAGGAACACATATGGGGCTGTGAAACATGTGGGAGCTCTGGTGCAGACAATTTGGAAGTAAAGATTGATGCAAATACATCTCCCCCAGTTGAACGTAGTACTGTTGCTAACACAGTTAACATTTCAGCGCAAAAAGTGTCAGATAATGAGGTAAAAAGGCAACAGTTTCAGTGTAAACAGTGTTTCTACAAGACAAGGTCATCTACTGTCTTGACAAGACACATCAAGCTTCGCCATGCACATGAATTTCACTTTATATGCAAGGCTTGTAATATTTACACAATGCATAGGGAAGGTATGGAAAGACACATCAAAAGAAGTAAACATATTgaaaatgcaaagaaaagcaaTATTGGACTACTTTTTGATGAATGTATTGAAAAAGTTTCATATGAAGGATTTACAGAACTTGTCAATGTTCACAATGTTAGACCCCAAAGTGAAGATTTTAAGGTAGCTTCCACCGAAGACCCCTACTGCTCCAAACATGTCCCTTCCGAGGCAGAACACATTCATTCAAGTACACCAAAAAAAGGAAGACCCAAAGGAAATTCTACTGTTTCCTGTCCTCACTGTGGTCTTCTAGCCTCCAGTATTACAAATCTTAAAGTGCATATTAGGAGGAAACATACGCATCAGTACAACTTTAAATGCAAATTATGTAATTATGATACCGTGACCAAAGGCGATATGGAACGGCACTGTCTGACCAAAAAACATATAAGTCGTGTTGAAGATCAGCCTGTTGGCCAACAGATAAATGAAATTGTGGTGACAATAGAAGGGCAACGATTTGAAGCTGCCGTTAAGAAAAAGGGACGTATAGGCAATGTAACAACTGAAAATACTGAGGCCAATTCTGTACGTTTTATAGGCTCTCAAAAGGAGCAATCTGAAAATATTGATAGCACTACTAATGTGCAAAATGAAAATTCTGTAAGAGATTATGCAGATAATATGGTAGTTGGTGACAGTCAAGTCCAGAGTATGGCCACTGATGATGGAGGTAACCAGTGTGGCCATTGTGATTTTGTTGGTGACTTTTCGTCTTTAGAACTGCATGTGAAAAGTAATCATGCAAAAGAATTTGAGTACTACTGTAAGGCCTGCAATTACTATGCTGTATCACACCAGCTTATTAACTCTCATGTGTTAACTGAGAAACACAAGATTAACCATGAATCTTTGCAGTCCAGGGCTTCATCTGAAGATTCTCCTCAAAAACTTTCCCATAGCAAAATAAAGGTGTCTAAATCCACTCGGCTTTTAGAATTAAATAAAGTGAATATTATGGAGAAAGAATTGGGTGCTGAAATAGTAGTTGAGCATGAGCTTGTAGAAGTTGACCAAGATAGAATTGCAAAACGTGAGCCAAATTCAGATGCTTTAGGAAAGCAGGGGGGAGGTGATACAAATTCGCTGGTGGATACTCTACTGCAGGATTATACTGGTAATACatccaaaatagaaaatgaacaTACAGGACCAGAAAGTGTACTTGAAGTTACTAATGAGTTAAGCGCCGCACAAATTTCAGAAAATGGTGGAGAATCTGAAAATGTCAGCATATACAGAAATTTCAACAGCTACAACATGTTTGATTCGTCCATTGTCAAACTGAAAATGGATTATATTAAACCATCAGACAACCATGTAGGCAGTGTGCCAGAACCTAAACCCCAATCAACGAAAAAGAAGAAATTTAATGGCAGTGCTCAAGGTGATTCCACCCGTATTCGGTGTGATGAATGTGGTTTTCTAGCTGACGGTCTTAGTGGTTTGAATGTTCACATTTCCATGAAGCATCCagttaaagaaaaacactttCATTGCTTACTTTGTGGGAAGtcattttttacagaaagtaaCCTTCACCAACACTTGGCTAGCCTTGGTCACCAAAAGAATGAGCAGGCCAGCTTCAAAGAGCTACCCGAAGGTGGtggaacatttaaatgtgtaaagtGCACAGAACCTTTTGATTCTGagcaaagtttatttattcaCATCAAGAAAGAGCATGAGGAGCTGCTGAGAGAAGTGAACAAATACATTGAAGAGGATACAGAGCAGATCAACCGTGAAAGGGAAGAGAACCAAGGAAACATTTGCAAGTACTGTGGAAAGACATGCAAAAGCAGCAATTCCATGGCATTCCTTGCGCATATTCGCACTCATACAGGTATGTCAATTAGAGGCAAACTTTCTGAACCACATACTATTTATATAAGTTGTTAACTTCCGAGAAATGTAGTATGTATAACCGAAATATAAATTGGGTAGACTTGAAATATTATGTTTGTATTCTGTACCTCCAAATCGGTCAACCAAATTTATTAAGTCCATTAAACccttactgcttttttttaattttttttttttttttttaacacatactgATTTGTCAAAACAGTGTGAGAAAATCCATTTTTCTATTAGACttgactttatttatttgtaatttatcatTCACATATtgtgccagatttattaaaattctccaagacttgagaagatagaccatcatgcgAGAACCTGAGTAATCCTGGATGAACCTGTAACTGATTTCTTCAAACCTgtttgctgaaaaatgttttcagctcTGAACGagacacattccaggtttgcttaatcagtttcacccatggtagtctatcttttctgGTCTTAGGAAGTTTTATTAAAACGGGTATGAACAGTAGTTGAACTAAGTGCACTGATTGACCATTAACTTTATTATCctatttacaaacatatttcaCCAGTAGTTGAAAGTATggtgcttgtaaaaaaaaagtgaaagaaaaattagATGACCTCAACAAATCCATTTGTGCCCAGTGGTAAGCCTGTACAAGGGAACTTTGGAATCTCCTCTGTCATTAAATTACCCATACCCTATCCCACACAAACCCCACACTCAATAAACAAGTCTTGAGCCTAGCAATGGGGACACTGTAGAAATCCAAATGGCAAAAGTGTCAGCACTTAGTTACATAaaaaatcaggttgaaaaaagacacaacgTCCAAAGTCCAACAAGtttaaccactggggaaataaaaatttcccagatataaaccccCATGctgtgctgattttatttttttaaagctgggtgggaagaaattgtaggcaggtggtgagtcttgtattgtgatccaacttatcagtaaccacttaaaaacagccgggtggttgctgaaaagtgcctggtggtgcgtCCGGGTAAAAGGGTCTGAGAAGAACACtgctatggacatagttgatccagaataAGGCCAAAAaaccctggatcaacagtctcagttATCTTTCTCCTCgttctctcttccttccttctcaGTGGGATAAGAACAGGGCCACATGTGCCCTGCGTACAATGTCTGGTATGTTGCTTGCTGCTAAGCGTGGTTGCAGTCTCAACAGTCCTGCCTGTTGCctaaatattacacagtgctagtATTTTATGTTCAATtgtatgaatttgtatttttttcaatattatttatatttttatatatatacaatttgtatttaattttgtttttatattttatcatatttcgTATTTCTGTCTTTCTTCCCCCTGTGGGAGtagaacaataaaaattataGCTTCATTCTTAGAGGTCAGTTGTATTTTCATTTCGACTGGATGAAGGCAACAGTAAGGTCATATTATACCAACTTTTGTACATTTGCTTTATACTTGCTAgccattataaataaaataatttt
This window harbors:
- the ZNF407 gene encoding zinc finger protein 407, giving the protein MENNQRQEAMKTPLVDDVDKSSNTEQIFSSQCEISSHSVSNKRPVSENYPSNKIGVDDVEYPKLEKRRKLETLDSAPENDCSTNQTKINKEVESESISEELLPLASTGVSVIQEEPNQKSANVLQSAKGHEAENHNCNCSVDDKCSGNNSTCKNKANTQVGPAVQVKVQSRILSKAPLKAKKNVGVKMIKKEKGVHTSDNIVVKEDGKILSCKDDFGKEEAPIAPMTKKDEEISHSESSSGFKKTSFKRNVSSKTSLEMPGTKLNSKLLNTIGKIIARRRHNRKEHQRKGYYRRKHGFRQMKKHLQLLKKRSTLKDHIAYIKGNKVSPSNTLPIAITVEKSPETESVSNLGMIKGAQSIVSIPSSAFEIVNSTPPIVQYGCIYCETVIASREDMFVHFWKRHARHMKFYCQACGYSCITREDFEKHCRNDKHERRNVLLNCFLCGLDAPDESTFRGHMAAKHKLPLHCNVCKVFFKSNNDRLHHETAEEHIWGCETCGSSGADNLEVKIDANTSPPVERSTVANTVNISAQKVSDNEVKRQQFQCKQCFYKTRSSTVLTRHIKLRHAHEFHFICKACNIYTMHREGMERHIKRSKHIENAKKSNIGLLFDECIEKVSYEGFTELVNVHNVRPQSEDFKVASTEDPYCSKHVPSEAEHIHSSTPKKGRPKGNSTVSCPHCGLLASSITNLKVHIRRKHTHQYNFKCKLCNYDTVTKGDMERHCLTKKHISRVEDQPVGQQINEIVVTIEGQRFEAAVKKKGRIGNVTTENTEANSVRFIGSQKEQSENIDSTTNVQNENSVRDYADNMVVGDSQVQSMATDDGGNQCGHCDFVGDFSSLELHVKSNHAKEFEYYCKACNYYAVSHQLINSHVLTEKHKINHESLQSRASSEDSPQKLSHSKIKVSKSTRLLELNKVNIMEKELGAEIVVEHELVEVDQDRIAKREPNSDALGKQGGGDTNSLVDTLLQDYTGNTSKIENEHTGPESVLEVTNELSAAQISENGGESENVSIYRNFNSYNMFDSSIVKLKMDYIKPSDNHVGSVPEPKPQSTKKKKFNGSAQGDSTRIRCDECGFLADGLSGLNVHISMKHPVKEKHFHCLLCGKSFFTESNLHQHLASLGHQKNEQASFKELPEGGGTFKCVKCTEPFDSEQSLFIHIKKEHEELLREVNKYIEEDTEQINREREENQGNICKYCGKTCKSSNSMAFLAHIRTHTGSKPFKCKICHFAAAQLGDARNHVKRHLGMREYKCHVCGVAFVMRKHLNNHLLGKHGVGTPKERKFACNLCYRSFREKWSLNNHMKLHTGEKPFKCTWPTCHYSFLTASAMKDHYRTHTGEKSFLCDLCGFAGGTRHALTKHRRQHTGEKPFKCDECNFASATQSHLTRHKRVHTGEKPYMCPWCDYRSNCAENVRKHILHTGKHEGVKMYNCPKCSYGTNSPMEFRNHLKEQHTDIENPDLAYLHAGIVSKSFECRLKGLGANFVETNSRFTASTPPEPSPAKETTRSSKKQSQPSEQVQQVIIIQGFSEEYEGNITINSSVEETAAATLQTLAMASQVARVVHITEDGQVIATDQATHMGSIIPGEILSEQLSEGATQVVVVEAPMEETDVAESVAIETVTDSNGNVVQQVMTQGILDVSQTVHASDSSSALDALLCAVTELGNVGEGSRQQNTENAAMEESLVRMTSEQTCVESSEGEIQMFEEVHEGQQEIEPMEVVRQVMHSSGFVASQDPAFKNMVQGVLQFAVCDSAAADQLIKEGVTQVILNDEGTVHMVSTEGPRIIMHNTESHTISLPEQQMSLVECENGEISQIIVTEELARAMVQNVRENFEEATTHYIVTEIPQAEKESNIYSHTVIETEEASDILHAETVVDSQIPVEEPTQEVDSMVVYAECSSEDSSAKPHMEQ